A window of the Streptomyces luomodiensis genome harbors these coding sequences:
- a CDS encoding LysR substrate-binding domain-containing protein has translation MELRQVRYFLALAEECHFGRAAARLHVAQPALSQQIKHLERELGTALFHRSTRQVELTEAGRHLTGYARALVAEAERARTHMAELATGRAGRVSVGFIGTATYDVLPHVARAVRARLPDITLDLHGELLTPQLVDGLLTGSYDLAVFRSGTASIEGLHLTPLRSERLVAVLPAGHPLATGRHVSLGDLADEPFVIHPAQPRSSMYDRVLSACGRAGFQPASLVEVGETATLVVFVAAGHGVALVPQSVQSLRLDGVIYMPLAETELVDLALARRAQRNSPATEQVASVIEECVRG, from the coding sequence ATGGAACTTCGCCAGGTCCGCTACTTCCTCGCACTCGCCGAGGAGTGCCACTTCGGCCGGGCGGCGGCACGCCTGCACGTCGCGCAGCCGGCTCTCTCGCAACAGATCAAGCATCTGGAGCGGGAGCTGGGCACCGCCCTGTTCCACCGGTCCACCCGGCAGGTCGAGCTCACCGAGGCCGGCCGGCACCTGACCGGGTACGCGCGCGCCCTGGTGGCCGAGGCCGAGCGTGCGCGCACCCATATGGCGGAGCTGGCCACCGGCCGCGCGGGCCGGGTCTCGGTCGGCTTCATCGGCACCGCCACCTACGACGTGCTCCCCCACGTCGCCCGAGCCGTACGGGCGCGGCTGCCCGACATCACACTGGACCTGCACGGCGAGCTCCTCACCCCGCAGCTCGTCGACGGTCTGCTCACCGGCTCCTACGATCTGGCGGTGTTCCGCTCCGGCACCGCGAGCATCGAGGGGCTGCACCTCACACCGCTGCGCTCCGAGCGGCTGGTGGCCGTCCTGCCGGCCGGCCATCCGCTGGCCACGGGCCGGCACGTCTCGCTGGGGGACCTGGCCGACGAGCCGTTCGTCATCCACCCCGCACAGCCCCGGTCCTCCATGTACGACCGCGTCCTGTCCGCGTGCGGCCGGGCCGGCTTCCAGCCCGCCTCGCTCGTCGAGGTCGGCGAGACGGCCACGCTGGTCGTCTTCGTCGCCGCCGGGCACGGCGTGGCACTGGTGCCGCAGTCGGTGCAGAGCCTGCGGCTCGACGGTGTGATCTACATGCCCCTCGCCGAAACGGAGTTGGTCGATCTCGCCCTGGCCCGCCGGGCACAGCGCAACTCGCCGGCGACCGAGCAGGTCGCCTCCGTGATCGAAGAGTGCGTGCGCGGCTGA
- a CDS encoding thiolase family protein — protein sequence MTDSYVYAAARTPFGRFSGALAGVRPDDLAALAISGTLAKVPGLDPGEIGDVVWGNANGAGEDNRNVGRMAVLLAGLPTSVPATTVNRLCGSSLDAAIIASRTIETGDADIVLTGGVESMTRAPWVLPKPTRAFPAGDVTAVSTTLGWRLVNERMPKEWTVSLGEANEQLADRFGIPRERQDEFAARSHNLADDAWNAGFYDDLVVPVEVDGKGGTLDRDEGIRPGSTPQKLAELKPVFRPDGVITAGNASPLSDGASAVLLGSGAAAERIGADPLARIAGRGVSALDPQMFGFAPVEAANRALRSAGISWADVQAVELNEAFAVQSLACVDAWKIDPETVNAKGGAIALGHPLGASGGRILGTLAHRLRESGGRWGVAAICIGVGQALAVVLENVTEKSR from the coding sequence GTGACCGACAGTTACGTCTACGCAGCGGCAAGAACACCCTTCGGACGGTTCTCGGGCGCCCTCGCCGGCGTCCGGCCCGACGACCTCGCGGCCCTGGCCATCAGCGGGACCCTGGCCAAGGTACCGGGGCTCGATCCGGGAGAGATCGGCGACGTCGTCTGGGGAAACGCCAACGGCGCCGGCGAGGACAACCGCAACGTCGGCCGGATGGCCGTGCTCCTGGCCGGACTGCCCACCTCGGTACCCGCCACGACCGTCAACCGGCTGTGCGGATCCTCCCTGGACGCGGCGATCATCGCGTCCCGCACCATCGAGACCGGCGACGCCGACATCGTGCTCACCGGCGGTGTGGAATCGATGACCCGGGCCCCCTGGGTCCTGCCCAAGCCCACCCGTGCCTTCCCCGCCGGGGATGTGACCGCCGTCTCCACCACGCTCGGCTGGCGGCTGGTCAACGAGCGCATGCCCAAGGAGTGGACGGTCTCCCTGGGCGAGGCCAATGAGCAGCTGGCCGACCGGTTCGGGATACCCCGGGAGCGCCAGGACGAGTTCGCGGCCCGCTCCCACAACCTCGCCGACGACGCCTGGAACGCCGGTTTCTACGACGACCTCGTGGTGCCGGTGGAGGTGGACGGCAAGGGCGGCACCCTCGACCGGGACGAGGGCATCCGGCCCGGATCGACTCCCCAGAAGCTGGCCGAACTCAAGCCGGTGTTCCGCCCCGACGGGGTGATCACGGCGGGCAACGCCTCACCGCTGAGCGACGGCGCTTCGGCCGTGCTGCTCGGCTCGGGGGCGGCCGCGGAGCGCATCGGGGCCGATCCGCTGGCCCGTATCGCGGGCCGCGGGGTGTCCGCGCTGGATCCGCAGATGTTCGGCTTCGCCCCCGTGGAGGCGGCGAACCGGGCGCTGAGGAGCGCGGGCATCTCCTGGGCCGATGTCCAGGCGGTGGAGCTCAACGAGGCGTTCGCCGTGCAGTCACTGGCCTGTGTGGACGCCTGGAAGATCGACCCGGAGACGGTGAACGCCAAGGGCGGTGCCATCGCGCTCGGCCATCCGCTGGGCGCGTCCGGCGGCAGGATCCTGGGCACGCTGGCCCACCGGCTTCGGGAGTCCGGCGGGCGGTGGGGCGTCGCGGCCATCTGCATCGGCGTGGGCCAGGCCCTCGCCGTCGTCCTCGAGAACGTCACGGAGAAGAGCCGATGA
- a CDS encoding 3-oxoacid CoA-transferase subunit A: MTTQLCANADEAVAGIEDGSTVLVGGFGMAGMPVDLIDALIRQGAKDLTVVSNNAGNGDTGLAALLAKGRVRKVICSFPRQSDSWVFDDLYRSGRIELEVVPQGNLAERMRAAGAGIGAFFCPTGVGTLLAEGKETREIDGRTYVLEYPIKGDVALIGAQRADRMGNLVYRKTARNFGPVMATAATTVIAQVREIVETGTIDPETVVTPGIYVDRVVKEAKTA, encoded by the coding sequence ATGACCACACAGCTGTGTGCCAACGCCGACGAGGCGGTGGCCGGGATCGAGGACGGCTCGACGGTGCTCGTCGGCGGCTTCGGGATGGCCGGGATGCCGGTCGACCTGATCGACGCGCTCATCCGTCAGGGAGCCAAGGACCTGACCGTCGTGTCCAACAACGCCGGCAACGGCGACACCGGGCTCGCCGCGCTGCTGGCGAAGGGACGGGTCCGCAAGGTGATCTGCTCCTTCCCCCGCCAGTCCGACTCCTGGGTCTTCGACGACCTGTACCGGTCCGGCAGGATCGAACTGGAAGTGGTGCCGCAGGGCAACCTCGCGGAGCGGATGCGGGCGGCCGGCGCCGGTATCGGAGCCTTCTTCTGCCCCACCGGCGTCGGCACGCTGCTGGCCGAGGGCAAGGAGACGCGCGAGATCGACGGCCGCACCTATGTGCTGGAGTACCCGATCAAGGGCGATGTGGCGCTGATCGGCGCCCAGCGGGCCGACCGCATGGGCAACCTCGTCTACCGCAAGACCGCGCGCAACTTCGGCCCGGTCATGGCCACCGCCGCGACCACCGTGATCGCGCAGGTCCGCGAGATCGTCGAGACCGGCACGATCGATCCCGAGACCGTCGTGACCCCGGGCATCTATGTCGACCGCGTGGTGAAGGAGGCGAAGACCGCATGA
- a CDS encoding 3-oxoacid CoA-transferase subunit B: MNPTSRPADTERGPLGKHDIAALVARDIPQGAFVNLGIGQPTLVADHLPADSGVVLHTENGMLNMGPAAKGDEIDPDLINAGKIPVTELPGAAYFHHADSFAMMRGGHLDVCVLGAFQVSAGGDLANWHTGAPDAIPAVGGAMDLAVGAKKVYVMMTLFTKTGEPKLVPACTYPLTGLGCVDRVYTDLAVFEITSRGVTVLETFGTTFEELADRLEVPLIRAQVPVE, from the coding sequence ATGAACCCGACCAGCCGGCCCGCGGACACCGAGCGTGGTCCTCTGGGCAAGCACGACATCGCCGCCCTCGTGGCACGCGACATCCCCCAGGGGGCGTTCGTCAACCTGGGCATCGGTCAGCCGACACTCGTCGCCGACCATCTGCCGGCCGACTCCGGTGTGGTGCTCCACACCGAGAACGGCATGCTCAACATGGGGCCCGCCGCCAAGGGCGACGAGATCGACCCCGACCTCATCAACGCGGGCAAGATCCCGGTGACCGAACTGCCCGGAGCGGCCTACTTCCACCACGCCGACTCCTTCGCCATGATGCGCGGCGGCCACCTCGACGTCTGCGTACTGGGCGCCTTCCAGGTGTCCGCCGGCGGGGACCTGGCCAACTGGCACACCGGCGCACCCGACGCCATCCCCGCCGTCGGCGGGGCCATGGACCTGGCGGTCGGGGCCAAGAAGGTCTACGTGATGATGACGCTGTTCACCAAGACCGGCGAGCCGAAGCTGGTGCCTGCGTGCACCTACCCGCTGACCGGACTCGGCTGCGTCGACCGCGTCTACACCGACCTCGCGGTATTCGAGATCACCTCGCGGGGCGTCACCGTGCTGGAGACCTTCGGCACCACCTTCGAAGAGCTCGCGGACCGGCTGGAGGTACCGCTCATCCGCGCCCAGGTGCCCGTGGAGTAG
- a CDS encoding fumarylacetoacetate hydrolase family protein, with the protein MRFVTYAHQRQTRAAVVDRNGTLYPVPGARSLTQIIAAGGGLPALLDLGTAALEAPAGPRVSQVRLLPPLQPRSVRDFVTFEEHVEGVRRSVDGAAGVPGQWYAAPTFYFSNPHAVYGPGDGIPVPPGSAVLDFELEVAAVIGREGRDLTPERARDHIVGYTVCNDWSARDLQSAEMTVGLGPCKGKDTATTLGPWLVTADELDAHRDADGFLRLALTAEVNGEVIGEDLLSHMSWTFEEMAAYASRGTRVVPGDVLGSGTCGNGGCLAELWGVRGERTPPPLKPGDTVTLTVEGIGSLTNTVVPGPEPVPLPTGRRRSRERPRPTPRAPGRG; encoded by the coding sequence ATGCGCTTCGTCACCTACGCACACCAGCGTCAGACCCGGGCCGCCGTCGTGGACCGGAACGGCACCCTGTACCCGGTGCCCGGCGCCCGTTCGCTCACCCAGATCATCGCCGCCGGGGGCGGACTTCCGGCCCTCCTCGACCTCGGCACCGCCGCCCTGGAGGCCCCCGCCGGGCCGCGGGTGTCCCAGGTGCGCCTCCTGCCGCCGCTCCAGCCCCGCTCCGTGCGGGACTTCGTCACCTTCGAGGAGCATGTCGAGGGCGTACGGCGCTCGGTGGACGGCGCCGCCGGCGTCCCCGGGCAGTGGTACGCGGCGCCCACCTTCTACTTCAGCAACCCGCACGCCGTCTACGGACCCGGCGACGGCATTCCCGTACCGCCCGGGTCGGCCGTCCTCGACTTCGAACTCGAAGTGGCCGCCGTCATCGGCCGCGAGGGGCGCGACCTCACGCCCGAGCGGGCCCGTGACCACATCGTCGGCTACACCGTCTGCAACGACTGGTCCGCCCGCGACCTCCAGTCCGCCGAGATGACGGTCGGGCTCGGCCCCTGCAAGGGCAAGGACACCGCCACCACCCTCGGCCCCTGGCTGGTCACCGCCGACGAACTGGACGCCCACCGGGACGCCGACGGCTTCCTGCGGCTGGCACTGACCGCGGAGGTCAACGGCGAGGTCATCGGCGAGGATCTGCTGTCCCATATGAGCTGGACCTTCGAGGAGATGGCCGCCTACGCCTCGCGCGGCACCCGCGTCGTCCCCGGCGATGTGCTCGGCTCCGGCACCTGCGGCAACGGCGGCTGCCTCGCCGAGCTGTGGGGCGTACGCGGCGAACGGACCCCGCCGCCCCTGAAACCCGGGGACACCGTCACCCTGACCGTCGAGGGCATCGGCAGTCTCACCAACACCGTCGTGCCCGGCCCCGAACCCGTGCCCCTGCCGACCGGCCGGCGCCGCTCGCGGGAGCGGCCCCGGCCTACTCCACGGGCACCTGGGCGCGGATGA
- a CDS encoding VOC family protein, with protein MSARPLTHLRHVDLAVPDYDKQLDFYAGVWGLTKVAEDSGIAFLAAEGSPESYVVRLRKAEEKRLDLVSYGAASREDVDTLAERLLAQGVRLISRPGEADTPGGGYGFRFFDVDGRTIEVSADVGVRRHRKIEERESIPVKLSHVVLNSPDLNRTRQWYERHLGFRLSDTLSSPHLGEVMHFMRISSQHHSMAIAQGPHTALHHISFEMRGLDEYLRGSGRVIRAGFKKVWGPGRHLAGDNTFTYFLDPHGNTVEYTTELECLDEDTWHPHVYDFSRPEVTDQWGTANPMNELIAKESFNDPDRGCFIAPPV; from the coding sequence ATGAGCGCACGTCCGCTCACCCATCTGAGGCACGTCGACCTGGCCGTGCCCGACTACGACAAGCAGCTCGACTTCTACGCCGGGGTGTGGGGCCTGACCAAGGTCGCCGAGGACTCCGGCATCGCCTTCCTGGCCGCCGAAGGCTCGCCGGAGAGTTATGTGGTGCGGCTGCGCAAGGCCGAGGAGAAGCGCCTGGACCTGGTGTCGTACGGCGCCGCCTCGCGCGAGGACGTCGATACGCTGGCCGAACGGCTGCTCGCCCAGGGCGTACGGCTGATCAGCCGGCCGGGCGAGGCCGACACCCCCGGCGGCGGCTACGGCTTCCGCTTCTTCGACGTGGACGGCCGCACCATCGAGGTCTCCGCCGACGTCGGGGTACGGCGGCACCGGAAGATCGAGGAGCGGGAGTCGATCCCGGTCAAGCTGTCCCACGTGGTGCTGAACTCGCCCGATCTGAACCGCACCCGCCAGTGGTACGAGCGCCACCTCGGCTTCCGGCTCTCCGACACGCTCAGCTCGCCGCACCTGGGCGAGGTCATGCACTTCATGCGGATCTCCAGCCAGCACCACTCGATGGCCATCGCGCAGGGCCCGCACACCGCCCTGCACCACATCTCCTTCGAAATGCGCGGCCTGGACGAGTACCTGCGCGGCTCCGGCCGGGTCATCCGCGCGGGCTTCAAGAAGGTCTGGGGTCCGGGCCGGCACCTGGCCGGCGACAACACGTTCACCTACTTCCTCGACCCGCACGGCAACACCGTGGAGTACACCACCGAGCTGGAATGCCTCGACGAGGACACCTGGCACCCCCACGTGTACGACTTCTCCCGGCCCGAGGTCACCGACCAGTGGGGCACGGCCAATCCGATGAACGAACTCATCGCCAAGGAGTCCTTCAACGACCCCGACCGAGGCTGCTTCATCGCCCCACCGGTCTGA
- a CDS encoding amidohydrolase family protein — MTVPTVDVHAHVLLPEVEALVAGLDGLAEARALDARRNGPAALAVSGPMVRKRLPRLTDPAVRLATMDAQGVDVQLVSPSPSHYHYWTDEVTAEKLYRLANEATAAHCATAPDRLRGLGLVPLHHPDLCGPALDHALGQGLLGVEISSHAPGRDLSDPAYEPLWTRAERTGAIVFLHPFGCTLDERLDRWYLSNTVGQPTENAVALSHLIFSGVLDRHPGLKLIAAHGGGYLPTHIGRSDHAWSARSDAGAGCAHPPSSYLGRLYFDSLVHDPHVLRELLRAAGADRVLLGSDFPFDMGTEDPVGALRAARLPEADFDAVRGGNATTLLTEGPTP; from the coding sequence GTGACCGTGCCGACCGTCGATGTGCACGCGCACGTCCTGCTCCCCGAGGTCGAGGCCCTGGTGGCCGGCCTGGACGGCCTCGCCGAGGCCAGGGCCCTGGACGCCCGCCGCAACGGCCCGGCCGCCCTCGCCGTCAGCGGCCCGATGGTACGGAAACGCCTCCCCAGGCTCACCGATCCGGCCGTACGTCTGGCCACGATGGACGCCCAGGGCGTGGACGTCCAACTGGTGAGCCCCTCCCCGTCGCACTACCACTACTGGACCGACGAGGTGACGGCCGAGAAGCTGTACCGACTCGCCAACGAGGCCACCGCCGCGCACTGTGCGACCGCGCCCGACCGGCTGCGCGGGCTGGGCCTGGTCCCCCTCCACCACCCGGACCTGTGCGGACCGGCCCTCGACCACGCCCTGGGGCAGGGCCTGCTGGGCGTGGAGATCTCCAGCCACGCGCCCGGCCGCGACCTGTCCGACCCGGCCTACGAGCCGCTGTGGACACGGGCCGAGCGGACCGGCGCGATCGTCTTCCTGCACCCCTTCGGCTGCACCCTCGACGAGCGCCTCGACCGGTGGTACCTGTCCAACACCGTCGGCCAGCCCACCGAGAACGCCGTCGCCCTCTCCCACCTGATCTTCTCCGGGGTCCTGGACCGGCACCCCGGCCTGAAGCTGATCGCCGCGCACGGCGGCGGCTATCTGCCCACCCACATCGGCCGCTCGGACCACGCCTGGTCCGCCCGCTCCGACGCGGGCGCGGGCTGTGCCCATCCGCCCAGCAGCTACCTCGGGCGCCTCTACTTCGACTCCCTCGTCCACGACCCGCATGTGCTGCGGGAGTTGCTGCGCGCGGCCGGGGCCGACCGCGTGCTGCTCGGCTCGGACTTCCCCTTCGACATGGGCACCGAGGACCCGGTCGGCGCCCTGCGCGCCGCCCGGCTGCCCGAGGCCGACTTCGACGCCGTACGGGGCGGCAACGCCACCACCCTCCTGACGGAAGGACCGACACCATGA
- a CDS encoding FAD-dependent oxidoreductase, which yields MSTLRTVLVVGGGAAGCAATILLRRAGLTVDLIEAKDDWNATAGSGITLQGNALRVLRELGVWERVRESGFGFGSVGITAPDGTVLHVARDLRTGGDDLPATVGMRRPRLQRILSDAVRASGATVRLGTRAETFAQDGDGVRVRFDDGAEGRYGLVVAADGLGSATRAAIGVTDRPEPTGMAIWRVAAPRPAGVVRTDLCYGGPAFIAGYCPTSDTTLYAYVVEANRDRAAIPPKSYADEMRRLAQRYGGHWSEITPHITDPAQVNYTWFDRMVVEGSWHRGRVVLVGDAAHCCPPTLAQGAALSLEDAWVLAQLLTGADDWDDALLQAYYERRIPRVRAVVEASVRIGQWQLDGVRDADVTGLMNRTMTLLKELP from the coding sequence ATGAGCACCCTCCGCACGGTCCTGGTGGTCGGCGGCGGCGCGGCCGGCTGCGCCGCGACGATCCTGCTGCGCCGGGCCGGTCTGACCGTGGACCTGATCGAGGCCAAGGACGACTGGAACGCCACCGCCGGGTCCGGTATCACCCTCCAGGGCAACGCCCTGCGCGTGCTGCGGGAACTCGGCGTCTGGGAACGGGTGCGGGAGTCCGGCTTCGGCTTCGGCTCGGTCGGCATCACCGCCCCGGACGGCACCGTCCTGCATGTCGCGCGCGACCTGCGTACGGGCGGTGACGACCTGCCCGCCACGGTCGGCATGCGGCGCCCGCGGTTGCAGCGCATCCTGAGCGACGCCGTCCGGGCGAGCGGCGCGACCGTGCGCCTGGGCACCCGGGCCGAGACCTTCGCCCAGGACGGCGACGGCGTGCGCGTGCGGTTCGACGACGGCGCCGAGGGCCGCTACGGCCTCGTGGTGGCCGCCGACGGGCTGGGCTCGGCCACCCGCGCCGCGATCGGCGTCACCGACAGGCCCGAGCCCACCGGGATGGCCATCTGGCGCGTCGCCGCACCTCGCCCGGCCGGCGTGGTCCGCACCGACCTGTGCTACGGCGGCCCCGCCTTCATCGCCGGCTACTGCCCCACCAGTGACACCACCCTGTACGCCTACGTCGTCGAGGCCAACCGCGACCGCGCGGCCATCCCGCCCAAGTCGTACGCCGACGAGATGCGCCGGCTCGCCCAGCGCTACGGCGGCCACTGGAGCGAGATCACCCCGCACATCACCGACCCGGCCCAGGTCAACTACACATGGTTCGACCGCATGGTGGTCGAGGGCTCCTGGCACCGCGGCCGCGTGGTCCTGGTGGGCGACGCGGCACACTGCTGCCCGCCGACCCTGGCGCAGGGCGCGGCCCTCTCGCTGGAGGACGCGTGGGTGCTGGCGCAGCTGCTGACCGGCGCCGACGACTGGGACGACGCGCTGCTCCAGGCGTACTACGAGCGGCGGATCCCGCGGGTGCGGGCCGTGGTGGAGGCGTCGGTGCGGATCGGCCAGTGGCAGCTCGACGGCGTCCGCGACGCCGACGTCACCGGATTGATGAACCGCACCATGACCCTGCTCAAGGAGCTGCCGTGA
- a CDS encoding cyclase family protein gives MTLDRDHPEGAIAEAAEVCSNWGRWGDDDVLGTLNFLDEAKRRQGAALVRRGVSFSLSQRFDMDGPQKGWRRRTNPVHTMLDTGTDAALGNQGFPHGIGGADDVIAMPLQCSTQWDGLGHIFDHGKAWNGRAAEKVVTADGDLVTGIEHMAPYVAGRGVLLDVGRVVGEDGELPDGFPIAEEHLMATADRHRVAVGRGDLVLVRTGQLARARRDGWGDYAGGPAPGLSFTTAGWLHRTEIAALATDTWGFEVRPNEFEHAFQPLHQVAIPHIGLLIGEMWDLEALAEDCAHDGVFEFWLTAAPLPITGAVGSPVSPIAVK, from the coding sequence GTGACCCTGGACCGCGACCATCCCGAGGGCGCGATCGCCGAGGCCGCCGAGGTGTGTTCCAACTGGGGCCGTTGGGGCGACGACGATGTCCTCGGCACCCTCAACTTCCTCGACGAGGCCAAACGGCGCCAGGGCGCGGCCCTGGTACGGAGGGGGGTCAGCTTCTCCCTCTCCCAGCGCTTCGACATGGACGGCCCGCAGAAGGGCTGGCGGCGCCGGACCAACCCGGTGCACACCATGCTCGACACCGGGACCGACGCGGCCCTCGGCAACCAGGGCTTTCCGCACGGCATCGGCGGTGCCGACGATGTGATCGCCATGCCGTTGCAGTGTTCCACGCAGTGGGACGGGCTCGGGCACATCTTCGACCACGGCAAGGCGTGGAACGGACGCGCGGCCGAAAAGGTCGTCACCGCCGACGGCGACCTCGTCACCGGCATCGAGCACATGGCCCCGTACGTCGCCGGGCGTGGTGTGCTGCTGGACGTGGGCCGGGTGGTCGGCGAGGACGGGGAGCTGCCCGACGGTTTCCCGATCGCCGAGGAGCACCTCATGGCCACCGCCGACCGCCACCGGGTGGCCGTCGGGCGCGGCGACCTCGTCCTCGTACGCACCGGGCAGCTCGCCCGCGCCCGCCGCGACGGCTGGGGCGACTACGCGGGCGGCCCCGCGCCCGGCCTGTCGTTCACCACCGCCGGCTGGCTGCACCGCACCGAGATCGCCGCGCTCGCCACCGACACCTGGGGTTTCGAGGTCCGGCCCAATGAGTTCGAGCACGCCTTCCAGCCGCTGCACCAGGTGGCCATTCCCCACATCGGGCTGCTCATCGGGGAGATGTGGGACCTGGAGGCCCTGGCCGAGGACTGCGCGCACGACGGTGTGTTCGAGTTCTGGCTCACCGCCGCTCCCCTGCCCATCACCGGCGCCGTCGGCTCGCCGGTCAGTCCGATCGCCGTCAAGTGA
- a CDS encoding LysR family transcriptional regulator, translating to MNLARLDLNLVVALRALLEERNVTRAGQRVGLSQPAMSAALARLRRHFGDDLLARVGGHYELTALGQVLLDRTSTAYDVLERLFTSQAAFDPAKESREFALMASDYAIAVFGTELARVVHEEAPGIRLRFTQTPPSVVDDTTTLLSATDGLLMPHGVISGFPVTDLYEDRWVFLVADDHPSVDGRITRQDLARLPWVTYQRTYDAPAVRQLGMLGIEPRVEVSVDSFQLLPLLVAGTRRIALVQARIAALMAPVAAVRALEPPYEAVPLREGLWWHPVHTHDAAHIWLRETAARVGRRLADAPGP from the coding sequence GTGAACCTGGCCCGCCTCGATCTCAATCTCGTCGTCGCGCTGCGCGCGCTGCTCGAGGAACGCAACGTCACCCGCGCCGGACAGCGCGTCGGCCTCAGCCAGCCCGCCATGAGCGCGGCCCTGGCCCGGCTGCGCCGCCACTTCGGTGACGACCTGCTCGCCCGGGTCGGCGGCCACTACGAACTGACCGCACTCGGACAGGTTCTCCTGGACCGCACATCCACCGCCTACGACGTCCTGGAACGCCTCTTCACCAGCCAGGCCGCGTTCGACCCGGCCAAGGAGAGCCGCGAGTTCGCGCTGATGGCGTCCGACTACGCCATCGCCGTCTTCGGCACCGAACTCGCCCGTGTCGTCCACGAGGAGGCGCCCGGCATCCGGCTCCGCTTCACCCAGACCCCGCCCAGCGTGGTCGACGACACCACCACGCTGCTGAGCGCCACCGACGGTCTGCTCATGCCGCACGGCGTCATCAGCGGCTTCCCCGTCACCGACCTCTACGAGGACCGCTGGGTCTTCCTCGTCGCGGACGACCACCCCAGCGTCGACGGCCGGATCACCCGGCAGGACCTGGCCCGGCTGCCCTGGGTGACCTATCAGCGGACCTACGACGCACCCGCCGTGCGCCAACTCGGCATGCTCGGCATCGAGCCGCGCGTGGAGGTCTCCGTCGACAGCTTCCAGCTGCTCCCCCTGCTGGTCGCGGGCACCCGCCGGATCGCCCTGGTGCAGGCGCGCATCGCCGCACTGATGGCGCCGGTGGCCGCCGTGCGCGCACTGGAGCCGCCGTACGAGGCGGTGCCGCTGCGCGAGGGCCTGTGGTGGCACCCGGTCCACACACACGACGCGGCACACATCTGGCTGCGCGAGACGGCCGCGCGGGTCGGCAGACGACTGGCGGACGCGCCCGGCCCGTGA